In Dendropsophus ebraccatus isolate aDenEbr1 unplaced genomic scaffold, aDenEbr1.pat pat_scaffold_2325_ctg1, whole genome shotgun sequence, one DNA window encodes the following:
- the LOC138775872 gene encoding complement C5-like, whose product MDVVTQPDITGIISFPDFKIPANPKFGTWKIEAAYNANYTTSATTVFEVKEYVLPRFFVTIKPERNFISYETFREFRVTVRASYYYGKKVEQAQVYVPLRVTARWQEEHAAEIHRCAD is encoded by the exons ATGGACGTTGTCACCCAGCCAGACATCACCGGCATCATCTCCTTCCCTGACTTCAAGATTCCAGCCAACCCCAA ATTTGGGACGTGGAAGATAGAGGCCGCCTACAATGCGAACTACACAACCTCAGCGACCACTGTGTTTGAAGTAAAAGAATACG TGCTGCCCCGATTCTTCGTCACCATAAAACCTGAGAGAAACTTTATATCATACGAGACGTTCAGAGAGTTCAGGGTCACCGTGAGAGCAAG CTATTATTATGGTAAGAAGGTGGAGCAGGCCCAGGTGTACGTCCCGCTACGGGTTACTGCAAGATGGCAAGAGGAGCATGCTGCCGAAATCCATCGATGTGCAGACG